One region of Azospirillum lipoferum 4B genomic DNA includes:
- a CDS encoding IclR family transcriptional regulator, whose translation MSADTRGKPNESAGSDETGAKSSLQRGLAILRLLASSNETGARLTDIARALDLTPPTVHRLLKILAEEGMVEPDRATKRYRLGIDLFGLAAQAGNPNNLRDICRPILLRLSATLRDTIFLLVRSGFDAVCLDRSEGPFPIRSFTGDIGGRVTLGVGQGSLAILAYLHAEEREEVIRFNLPRMQGVGIIDEVYLRTEIARVRDLGYASRSTGLLPGMSGVAVPVLDRDGHAVAALSVGTISERLNEERLPVVVDILKRESAAISRQLNPFDPVLRRPAAVLGGGSA comes from the coding sequence ATGAGCGCCGATACCCGCGGCAAGCCGAACGAGAGTGCGGGCAGCGACGAGACGGGCGCGAAATCCAGCCTGCAGCGCGGGCTGGCGATCCTACGGCTGCTGGCGTCGTCGAACGAGACGGGGGCGCGGCTGACCGACATCGCCCGCGCGCTCGACCTCACGCCGCCGACCGTCCACCGCCTGCTGAAGATCCTGGCGGAGGAAGGGATGGTGGAGCCGGACCGCGCGACCAAGCGCTATCGCCTGGGCATCGACCTGTTCGGTCTGGCGGCGCAGGCCGGCAACCCCAACAACCTGCGCGACATCTGCCGGCCGATCCTGCTGCGCCTGTCCGCCACCCTGCGCGACACCATCTTCCTGCTGGTGCGCAGCGGCTTCGACGCGGTGTGCCTGGACCGCAGCGAGGGTCCCTTCCCCATCCGGTCCTTCACCGGCGACATCGGCGGCCGGGTGACTCTGGGCGTCGGCCAGGGCAGCCTCGCCATCCTCGCCTATCTGCATGCGGAGGAGCGGGAGGAGGTGATCCGCTTCAACCTGCCGCGCATGCAGGGCGTGGGCATCATCGACGAGGTCTATCTGCGCACGGAAATCGCACGCGTGCGGGATTTGGGCTATGCCAGCCGCTCCACCGGCCTGCTGCCGGGCATGTCCGGCGTCGCCGTTCCGGTGCTGGACCGCGACGGGCACGCGGTGGCGGCGCTCAGCGTCGGCACGATCAGCGAGCGGCTGAACGAGGAACGGCTGCCGGTGGTGGTCGACATCCTGAAGCGCGAATCCGCCGCCATCAGCCGCCAACTCAATCCCTTCGACCCGGTTCTGCGCCGGCCTGCCGCGGTGCTGGGTGGCGGTTCGGCATGA
- a CDS encoding DUF2256 domain-containing protein produces the protein MRGVKKADLPAKICPVCNRPFTWRKKWERVWEQVKYCSDRCRGDARRRGQGSEGDTSRF, from the coding sequence ATGAGGGGCGTGAAGAAGGCCGACCTCCCCGCCAAGATCTGCCCGGTCTGCAACCGTCCTTTCACCTGGCGGAAAAAGTGGGAGCGGGTGTGGGAGCAGGTGAAATACTGTTCAGACCGTTGCCGGGGCGACGCTCGCAGGCGCGGCCAGGGGTCGGAGGGCGACACGTCGCGATTCTGA
- a CDS encoding ABC transporter permease, translated as MSAALPDAAPASPGDETPERRVRSAPLFLSAPAALLFVALVLTPLFLTALLSFNQFDYATGRTGGFTLEHYLSVLTDEYYLEIFFRTFRISALATAICVVIGVPEAYILSRMGNPWRSIFLLVILAPLLVSVVVRAFGWSMLLGPEGPVNAALIALGIGRMKLLYTEGTVVVALVHVMLPFMVIPVWTSLQKLDPAVEQAALSFGASRGTAIVRVVAPQILPGILSGSLIVFGLSASAFAIPGLLGGRRLKMVATVVYDQYLSDLNWPMGAAVAVILLAANLIIMLTYHRMVEGHYRRRLG; from the coding sequence ATGAGCGCCGCCCTTCCCGACGCCGCCCCGGCATCGCCGGGCGACGAGACGCCGGAACGCCGCGTGCGCTCCGCCCCGCTGTTCCTGTCGGCGCCGGCGGCGCTGCTGTTCGTGGCGCTGGTGCTGACGCCGCTGTTCCTGACGGCGCTGCTGTCCTTCAACCAGTTCGACTATGCGACCGGGCGCACCGGCGGCTTCACGCTGGAGCATTACCTGTCGGTGCTGACCGACGAGTATTACCTGGAGATCTTCTTCCGCACCTTCCGCATCTCGGCGCTGGCGACCGCCATCTGCGTGGTGATCGGCGTGCCGGAGGCCTACATCCTCAGCCGCATGGGCAATCCCTGGCGCTCGATCTTCCTGCTGGTGATCCTGGCGCCGCTGCTGGTCTCCGTCGTGGTCCGCGCCTTCGGCTGGAGCATGCTGCTGGGGCCGGAAGGGCCGGTGAACGCGGCGCTGATCGCGCTCGGTATCGGCAGGATGAAGCTGCTCTATACCGAAGGCACGGTGGTGGTGGCGCTGGTCCACGTCATGCTGCCCTTCATGGTCATCCCGGTCTGGACCTCGCTGCAGAAGCTGGACCCGGCGGTGGAGCAGGCGGCGCTGTCCTTCGGCGCCTCGCGCGGGACGGCCATCGTCCGGGTGGTGGCGCCGCAGATCCTGCCCGGCATCCTGTCGGGAAGCCTGATCGTCTTCGGCCTCAGCGCCAGCGCCTTCGCCATCCCCGGCCTGCTGGGCGGGCGGCGTCTGAAGATGGTCGCGACCGTGGTCTACGACCAGTATCTCAGCGACCTGAACTGGCCGATGGGCGCCGCCGTCGCCGTGATCCTGCTGGCCGCCAACCTGATCATCATGCTGACCTACCACCGCATGGTGGAAGGCCATTACCGCCGCCGGCTGGGGTGA
- a CDS encoding ABC transporter ATP-binding protein — protein MSFLELKNITKRYGPLTAVGDVSLSVEKGEFVSLLGPSGCGKTTTLQMIAGFVEPSAGTIRLDGRDITRAKANSRGLGIVFQSYALFPHMTVFDNVSFGLEMQRVPKGERKPRVEEALSLVHLSPYAKRYPRELSGGQRQRVALARALVIRPPVLLLDEPLSNLDAKLREAMQYELREIQRKVGTTTVMVTHDQAEAFSISDRVVVMEAGRITQIDQPYRIYEHPETEFISRFVGKTNLLPGKVATATGAGATVSLAGIAVPVEMPGLSVGETVTLCIRPEKLRLTQPSNGLLTGRVADRFFLGSQWLYHIDGPLGTVMVVTPNDGSAPADQGAPVGLEWTPSVVRVHRGAMAEAPDVALEVT, from the coding sequence GTGTCGTTCCTCGAATTGAAAAACATCACCAAGCGTTACGGGCCGCTGACCGCGGTCGGCGACGTGTCGCTGTCGGTGGAAAAGGGGGAGTTCGTCTCTCTGCTCGGCCCCTCCGGCTGCGGCAAGACCACGACCCTGCAGATGATCGCCGGCTTCGTCGAACCGTCGGCCGGCACCATCCGGCTGGACGGGCGCGACATCACGCGGGCCAAGGCGAACAGCCGCGGGCTGGGCATCGTGTTCCAGAGCTATGCGCTGTTCCCGCACATGACCGTGTTCGACAATGTCAGCTTCGGCCTGGAGATGCAGCGCGTGCCCAAGGGCGAGCGCAAGCCGCGGGTGGAAGAGGCGCTGTCGCTGGTCCACCTTTCCCCCTATGCCAAGCGCTACCCGCGCGAACTGTCGGGCGGCCAGCGGCAGCGCGTGGCGCTGGCGCGCGCTCTGGTGATCCGCCCGCCGGTGCTGCTGCTGGACGAGCCGCTGTCGAACCTGGACGCCAAGCTGCGCGAGGCGATGCAGTACGAACTGCGCGAGATCCAGCGCAAGGTCGGCACCACCACCGTCATGGTCACCCACGACCAGGCGGAGGCCTTCTCGATCAGCGACCGCGTCGTGGTGATGGAGGCCGGGCGCATCACCCAGATCGACCAGCCCTATCGCATCTACGAACATCCGGAGACGGAGTTCATCTCCCGCTTCGTCGGCAAGACCAATCTGCTGCCGGGCAAGGTTGCGACGGCGACCGGTGCCGGCGCCACGGTGTCGCTGGCCGGCATCGCCGTGCCGGTGGAAATGCCGGGCCTGTCGGTGGGCGAGACGGTGACGCTGTGCATCCGGCCGGAAAAGCTGCGGTTGACCCAGCCGTCCAATGGGTTGCTGACCGGCCGGGTCGCAGACCGCTTCTTCCTGGGCAGCCAGTGGCTCTATCACATCGACGGGCCGCTCGGCACGGTGATGGTGGTGACGCCGAACGACGGCTCCGCCCCCGCCGACCAGGGGGCGCCGGTGGGCCTTGAATGGACGCCGTCCGTGGTGCGCGTCCATCGCGGCGCCATGGCGGAGGCGCCCGATGTCGCGCTCGAGGTGACCTGA